Part of the Bacteroidota bacterium genome, AGAATCTGGATACATTATTTTTAGCTCTTCTACTTCTGAGAGATATCGGGATAAGGCAATTTGGTATGTAATATTATCAAACGCTAATTCATCATTTAGATCAATAGTTTTAAGAAAGTCATAATACTCTTTAGGAAGTTTTTTTATTCTAAAGCTTCTTGTTGACCTATCATATTCAATTGTAAACATCCAACGTGGGTTGATGAATCTATATCTTGTAGTAACATTTATGTAATTTCTGAAAGCTGTAGTAAATTCAGGTGAATCATGTGACTTTAAGAACTCAACATTTGATTTTTCGAGGCTATCAATATATAGTTCGAATTTTTCAGCGCTCTTAAAATGATTATACTTATTGGCTTTCTTTGTGAAATTAGCTAATAAATCAGCAGCTAAATAATTATTGTTTGCAGCCCCTCTACCAAAATATTTGATTGTCTCATCGAACGCACTAAAATCAACAATAATGTGCAAACTATCGCTTGCTTCTATAAATACATTCGTATATTCATCTGATATTGTAAGTTTAGCTGGTGTTGTCTTATTAAGTGTAAAAGTTGATTTAAAACAGCCTAAACTATCAAGCAATACATTGATTGCTTCGACTTCTGTATATTCAATTGTATTATTGTAATACGTAAGCATTACTTGTGCATCTACGGGAGCATTCTTAACTTCACCAGAAATAAAAACTTGGGAAAACCCCTGAATAGAAAGTTGCATTATGCATAAAATGATAAATATTGTTTTCATATCAGTTTTTTTAGTTCTTATTCAAAAATCATAATTAGTACTTTTACCTTTATATGAGGCACAACAATGGAGATTTATTAAATCGTATCGCAAATGGTGCTTTTTTCATTTTATTTAATTTTTGTCTCTATAAAAATATATTTTTAAGTCCTTAGTGAAAAATTAAACGTACGATGGAGCTGATGTTAGCAAGAGTTTTAATACTTTATTTGATATTTCTTAAGTTCAATTTCGGTAGAATCATAGAATTTTAACTTCGTTAATCCAATTTGTTTAGAAAACCAAATGTCAGTTACTGAATAACCAGGTACATACATTTTATGATAGCCCCAATATACCTTAATATGAACACTATTTTTAATTTCACCCGTTTTAAGAACCACTGGACTAGTATCAGCAATTTCAATAAACATGGTATCATAATTCCTAATGTGACCGTTCATGCGTTCACCAATAACAAAGTCAGATTTAAAAAAATAAAAAGGGAAACTCCAATAATAGTTGTCTGTTGATAAATCTGAAAACAATATCCATTTATAACTTGACCTTTCAATCTTAAATGAATGATTTCCATAGAATTTTTCAAGCGAATCACTTAGATAATGGGAATAAACTAATAAGTATTTTTGAATCTGATCAGATAATAAATTATAATTTTCATTATCAATTACTATTGAATCTGTTATTGTATCATTTATACTATAAACCCACCAACTTCCTGTTGGGAAAAAGAAATATTCAAACCAATCTACTGGAAAATGATATTCATAGTCATCTTCAATATTTTTTGAACAACTAAAAAGAATAAGTACAAGGAAAATTATTGTATATCGTTTCATAAAATTCTTGCTAACTACTGACTATACACTATCACCAGCACTTAGTCAGCAACATTTACCGACTATAAGCCTCAATAAACAATTAGTATAAATTCGATGAATAATGATAATAGTAATTTACTCGAAGGTACATTAATTAATAAATATAAACACATACAGAAACCTGAAAATGTGCAAGATGCCTGTTATGCACATGTACTTAATGTCTAAATAGGTCACAATTCGAGACAAAA contains:
- a CDS encoding TlpA family protein disulfide reductase, yielding MKTIFIILCIMQLSIQGFSQVFISGEVKNAPVDAQVMLTYYNNTIEYTEVEAINVLLDSLGCFKSTFTLNKTTPAKLTISDEYTNVFIEASDSLHIIVDFSAFDETIKYFGRGAANNNYLAADLLANFTKKANKYNHFKSAEKFELYIDSLEKSNVEFLKSHDSPEFTTAFRNYINVTTRYRFINPRWMFTIEYDRSTRSFRIKKLPKEYYDFLKTIDLNDELAFDNITYQIALSRYLSEVEELKIMYPDSISPDQKAKIRIQKNYDYRKSIFKNKVLDDQLTRYLKRNIGLVISDIKFTDELINDYKSVCKNPEYISIIDEIYSKAINLSSGKNAPDFTLINEKNEPNSLSSFNGKIVFIDFWATWCAPCLVAMPKTIDLMNKFKDNKEVIFLYVNVNDDKEKWRNYISKKKIGGEHWYADKKQSAELYKLYNFRGIPHYVLIDKKGKLVNANAEFTKEPEKLILEAIKLK